The genomic window taaaagaggttagtggtgtttgagcctGTTGTCGAGACCGGCCTGCGCCATATTTTGCAGAGTACGGTTTTCTGGTCTGTCAGACTTTTCATACCCAAACCACATCCATGTGACCTAAGTTGCCCCTCTTTTAGGTACGAGTTCCGTGTCTCCGTGCTCTGTGCCACGTTCACTCTcttccatgtttgtttgtgttgcaaatttCCGAACGCAAAGCGTCGTCCAATTGACGAAAAATATTGCTGTAAAGAGTGTGATTTGCGACacaatgaaataaacaatagaaaAACGTCTATCGTTTCATATTATGCTCTATCATCACACGATATATATCGGCATATCGCTCAGCCCTACTGGACAGCCTTGATTAGTATGCTGAAGAAGTTTGCTCTCGCTAACTCCTACTGGCCTTGACTTCTGCCCTTCCCCCTTGTTTAGAAAACATCCCGGAGAAGTGGACTCCAGAAGTCAAACACTTCTGCCCTAACGTTCCCATTATCCTAGTGGGCAACAAAAAGGACCTGCGTAACGACGAGCACACCCGCAGAGAGCTAGCCAAGATGAAGCAGgtacagtcagtctctctctcacacacacacaattctcaGAAGATCAATATGTGGCTTTCCTGACTCCACATTCTgacccaccccccacccctctcagGAGCCTGTGAAGCCAGAGGAGGGGCGTGACATGGCGAACCGGATCAGTGCCTTCGGCTACATGGAGTGCTCTGCAAAGAGCAAGGATGGGGTGAGGGAAGTGTTTGAGATGGCCACGAGGGCGGCGCTACAGGCCCGGCGGGGGAAGCAGAGACATAAATGCCTCCTACTGTAAAAGGAGGGAAGGTGTGAGGGACACGGCCTCCCACTGGGTACAAGGGGAACGATAGAAGATAAGAAACTTGGTCTATTCCCCCCTTCGCTCCAAAAAAGACTGTACTCACCAGTTTTTACTAAAGGTGTAATGCTTTTAATTTTCTGTCTTGAAGCAAAACAAGTTAAATAGTCATGGTTTTGTCAGTATTCAATGTTGATGATGGGGTTATGGAAATGCTTTTTTTTGTACTTGTACATGAGTGAATCTGCCATATCAACATTTCCCTTGTGAACCTGTATGGCCATGTAACTGATGTAGTCAGCCagaggtgtaatcattagtccaaaacgttttgcaatggaaactTAATTTCtaatggacaaattcaggtaggtccctccccgtttttgatct from Salmo trutta chromosome 16, fSalTru1.1, whole genome shotgun sequence includes these protein-coding regions:
- the LOC115150254 gene encoding transforming protein RhoA gives rise to the protein MAAIRKKLVIVGDGACGKTCLLIVFSKDQFPEVYVPTVFENYVADIEVDSKQVELALWDTAGQEDYDRLRPLSYPDTDVILMCFSIDSPDSLENIPEKWTPEVKHFCPNVPIILVGNKKDLRNDEHTRRELAKMKQEPVKPEEGRDMANRISAFGYMECSAKSKDGVREVFEMATRAALQARRGKQRHKCLLL